The window CAGCGACCCGAACGCCCCGCCGAAGCCGACCCACCCCCCAGCGCCCTCCACCGCCGAGAGCAGCGCCCTCAGCGGCGCGACGACCAGCGCGACCCCCGCGGCGGCCAGCAGCAGCGTCCGCGGACGGACGCGCAGCAGCGGCACGCACAGCACCAGCAGCAGCGCGTAGTGCTCGAGGATGACCGCGACGGGTGAGCTGAGGAACTGCAGCAGGCCGCCGAGCACGAACAGGCAGACCGCGCGCACCAGCACGCGCACCCGCGCGGCCACCACGGCGTCGTCGTCGGGAGGGGTGGTGCGTCCGGTCATGAGCGCCACCGAGACCCCGGCGAGGGTGGCGAAGAGGATCGAGCTCCGCCCGTGCACCACGCCTGCCCAGGTGGCGGGGTCGGCGGCCAGCAGGGTGGGCGCGCCGGAGGCGTGGGCGGCGAACATGCCGAGCACCGCCAGGCCCCGGGCCAGGTCGACGCCGCGCAGGCGCGGTCGGGGGACCGCAGCGGGCTCCCCCGTGGCGCCCCCGCCGGTGCCGGTGTCTGTGCCGGTGTCCGTGCCGGCGCCTGTTCCGGTGCCGCCGTCGGGCCGGGGCGCGGGCAGGAGCGCCTCGGCGCCGGTCGTCGTCACGCGCGAACGCTAGTGATCAGGGGGCCCCGCGGCCGTCAGCCCGAGGGCGGACCGCCTGGCGTGTCGCGTCATCCCGGCGGGACGGGCCGGGTCAGAGCCAGCCGCGGCGCCGGAAGGCCACGAAGAGGCCGACGGACAGCGCGAGCATGAGCAGCAGCGCCACCGGGTAGCCCCACGGGTGGTCGAGCTCGGGCATGTACTTGAAGTTCATGCCGTACAGGCCGCTGATGAGGCTGGGCGTGAAGAGGATGGCCGCCCAGGAGGAGATCTTCTTGACCTCCTCGCCCTGGGCGTAGCTGGCCTCGGTCATCGCCTTGATCTCCTCGTTCTGGCGCTGCCCCACGAGGATGGCGTTGACCTGGAGGATGTCGCGCAGCTGGTTGCGGTAGCCGTCGATGCGCTCCGCGGCCACCGTGACGTGGTCGGCGACGTCGCGCAGGTAGCGCTGCAGCTCCTCGTCCACGCCGTACTTCTCGAACCCGGCGGTGAGCCCGGCGAGGATCGACACCAGCGGCGTCACCGCCCGCTGGAAGTCGACCACCTCCTGGGAGAGCTCGTAGATGCGCCGCGAGACCTGCGGGTCGCCGCTGAACACCTGCGACTCGATCTCGTCGATGTCGGTGCCGAGGCCGCGCAGCACCGGGCCGTACCCGTCGACCACGGCGTCGAGGATGGCGTAGAGCACCGCCTCCGTGCCGCGGGCGAGCAGCTCCGGGTCCGCCTCGAGGCGCCGGCGGACGGCGGACAGGTCCGGGCTCTCGGCGTGGCGGACGGTGATGACGAAGTCCGGGCCGATGAACAGGTGCAGCTCGCCGAACTCCACCTCCTCGGCGTCGTCCACGTAGCGGGCGGCGCGCAGCACCACGAAGAGGGTCTTGCCGTAGCGCTCGAGCTTGGGCCGCTGGTGGGCCACGACGGCGTCCTCGACGGCCAGCTCGTGCAGGTCGAACTCGTCCGCGAGCGCGGTGAGCTCCTGCGCGGCGGGCCGGTACAGGCCCATCCAGGCGGTGCGGCCGGGCTCCTCGCGCAGCGCGGCCACCGTGGCGGTGAGGTCGGGCGGGGACGCGACGCGCTCCCCGCCGCGGTAGACGCCGCTGTCCACGAGGCTGCTGCCGCGGACCGGGCGGGCCATGGGGATGGCGCCGTCCTGGGACAGGTCGCGCGAGGGGACCATGCCGCGTCGGCCCATCGAGGGCAGCGGCAGCCGGCGCCTGGCCACAGGGCACCTCCCGGGGATCTGAGCGGACGCGGTGTGCGGTGCGAGGACAGTGTGCCCCCCGCTGGGTGCAGGGTGGCCCTGACCCACTCCTACGGGACCAGGGCCACCCTGCACCAAGCGGGGACGGGACCGGATCCACCCACCGGCCGTCCCCCGCGGGCTCAGGCGGCGGCGCTGACCTCGAGCAGGCTCTTCCACGGGTCCTCGAAGCGCAGCGTGCGGCCGTCGTCGCGCACGTCCACCCGCGCCGCGCGCAGCCGGTCGGCGAGGGCGTCGAGGTCAGAGCGCGCCGGCAGCACCAGCGACACCTGTCCCAGCCCGAGCGTGGCGGCGCGGGCGCCGGCGCCGCGGCTCTGCCACGTGTTCATGGCCATGTGGTGGTGGTAGCCGCCGGCGGCGACGAACAGGGCACCGTGCCACTCGGCCGTCACCTCGAAGCCGAGGGTGTCCACGTAGAAGGCACGGGCGGTCTCGACGTCGCCGACCTTGAGGTGCACGTGCCCGACCTCCGCGGAGCCCCCGGCGGGCTGGTCGAGGGGGGCCGCCACGTGCTCGCGCAGGAAGGCGTTCGGGTCCAGCGGGGCGTTGTCCATGACCACGCGGCCGGCCTGCCAGTCCCACTGCTCGCGCGGGCGGTCCCAGTACAGCTCGATGCCGTTGTCCTCGGGGTCGGTGAAGTAGAACGCGTTCGACACGAGGTGGTCGGCGGAGCCGACGTAGCGCGAGCGGGGGTGCTGCGCGGCGCGGGCCACGGCGTCGGCCAGGCCCTCGCGGTCGGGGAAGAGCAGCGCGGTGTGGAACAGCCCGGCCTCGCCCGCCTTCGGCGCAGGCAGCCCCGGGGTGTGGACGAGGACGACGAGCGGCGTGCCGCCCCGCCCGAGCACGGCGTGCTGCGCACCCGCCGCGCCCGGGGTCGCCAGGTCGACAGCCGTCCGGGCGGCGGCGCCGTCCAGCTCCACCAGGCCGAGCGCGTCACGGTAGTAGGCGGTCATCGCCGGCAGGTCGGCGACGTGCAGGGTGACGGCGTCCATGGCGGTGGCGCCGGGCAGGAGCAGCTCGCTGGTGGCGCGGCCGCTGGAGGGGGTGGTCATGGCGGGTCCTCCCGGACGTCGACGGGTCGTGGAGGTGTGCACAACGCCCATGATCACGATCACCCGTGCGCACAACGCCCATGATCACGGAGGGTCTGGCCGTGATCATGGGAGTCGTGCACACCACGGGGCGTGATCATGGGAGTCGTGCACACCTGAGGGGGTGGGGCTCAGAGCAGGCCGAGGGTGGCTCCGCCGTCGACGGCCACGGCGGTGCCGTTGACGAAGGCGGCGGGCTCGGAGCAGAGGAAGGCGACCACCTTCCCGAAGTCCTCCGGCGTCCCGGTGCGCGCGCCGGCGGGCACGCCGCGCTCGAGGAGCCGGTCGGTGGCGTGCAGGCCGGGCGCCACCACGTTGATGGTCACGCCGCTGGCGGCGATGTCGGCCGCGGCCGTCTTGGTCCACGCCCACAGCGCGGTGCGCGCGGTGTTGGACAGGGCCAGGTCGGGGATGGGCTGCTTCACGCTGGCCGACGCGATGAACACGACCCGCCCCCAGCCGCGCTCGACGAGGTGCGGCACCGCCGCGCGGGCCAGCCGGATCGAGGCCAGGGCGTTGGCCTGGAACGCGGCGAGCAGCGCGTCGTCGTCGACATCCAGGGCCCGCCCGGTGGGCGGGCCTCCAGCATTGCCGACCACGGCGTCCAGGCGCCCCCACCGCTCGAGCGCGGCGGCCACGAGGCGGGACGGCAGCGCGGGGTCGGTCATGTCGCCGGGCACCGCGAGCGCCTCACCGCCGGCGGCGCCCACCTCCTCGACCAGGGCGTCGAGCAGGTCGGCGGAGCGGGCGGAGACGAGCACGCGCGCGCCCTCGGCGGCGAGGGCCAGCGCGCTGGCGCGGCCGAGCCCCTTCGAGGCGGCGGTGACGACGGCGACGCGGCCGGAGAGTCCGAGGTCCATCAGCGCAGGCTCCCCTCGAGCGCGCCCGCGGTCCAGTCGCGCAGGGCGACGACGACGTCGGCCGTCAAGCCGTGGCCGCCGGGCGTGCGCACCGCGGTGAGGTCGGCACCGGAGGTCTCGTGGAGGTAGGTCCAGGTGCGGCGCTGCAGCTCGGGCGGGATGACGGTGTCGGCGTCGCCCTGGGCCACGAACACCGGCACCCCGGTGAGGTGGCCGGGCGTGGTGGGCACGCCCGCCTCGAACGGGAGGGTCGCGAAGAGGGTGGCGAGCCCGGCGTAGCGGGAGGGGTCGGCGAGCAGGGCGCCGCCGGCGAAGGTCGCTCCACCGCTGAACCCGACGAGCAGCACCGGGCGGGGACGCTCGACATCGAGGGGGGCCTCGGCGTCGAGCCAGGTGCGGAACCAGGCGGTCGAGGCGGCCAGGGACTCCGGCAGCGGTCGGCCGATGCCGGCGTTGGCGAACCACGCGAACCCGCCGCCCGCGGTGATCGGGGCGCGCAGGGCGACGTACTCCGGACCGCCTGCGCCGCCGACGTCGGACGGCAGGTGGTCGGCCAGGCCGATCACGTCGGCCTCGGTGGCGCCGCGGCCGTGCAGCAGCACGACGAGCGGTGCGCCGGCACCAGCGCTGCCTCGTCGCAGGACGACAGGCTCCACGGCTCACGCTCCCCAGTAGTTGTCGCTTCAACTTCTTGGCTCGACCGTACCACCCGGAAGTTGTCGCTACAACTACTTCTGCGTCAGCATGGCTCCGTGGACGTCCCCTGGCTCGACAGGACCCAGCTCGCCGCGTGGGTGCGCGTGGCCGCGCTGCTCGAGGTGCTGCCCGGCACCCTCGACGGCCAGCTACGGCGGGACGCCGACGTCACGCTGTTCGAGTACTTCGTCCTGGCGATGCTCTCCGAGGCCCCCGGCCGCGCGCTGCGGATGAGCGAGCTGGCGGCGCAGACCAGCGCCACGCTCCCCCGCCTGTCCCACGTGGTGAAGCGCATGGAGGCCCGGGGGCTGCTGGCGCGCCGACCGGACCCTGACGACGGCCGCGCCACCGTCGCCGCCCTCACCGACGGCGGGATGGCGCGCATCGAGCAGGCGGCGCCGGGCCACGTGCGCGCGGTGCGCCAGCACGTCGTCGACGTCCTCACCCCCGAGCAGCTGGCGCAGCTCACGGGCATCGCGGAGGCGCTGCTGCGGGGCCTGGACACGGGCGGCGGGATGGCGGCGATGTACCGCCGCTACGACTCCGACGACGACGAGGACGAGGACGGCCGTCCGGCTGGCCCCGCTGACCGCGCTGACGGTGGGCACTGACGCCGCGACCTCAGGCGCGCAGGTACCACCGGCGCCGGTGCAGCAGCAGCGCGAGCACCCACCACCCCGCCAGCAGCGCGGCGCTCAGCCCGACCTGCGGACCGCCCAGCCACGCGAGGTGCCCGGCCAGCGACTGCGCCCAGCTCGGCTCGGCCGCCGGGTCGGCTCGCAGCGGCCGCAGGAGGAGGACGGTGGCCAGCACCTCGCTGCCGACGTAGACCAGCAGGCTGTTGCGCCCCAGCGCGACGAACGGCTCCCGCAGGGCGCGCAGGCCCGCCGGGAGGGAGGGCAGGACGGTCCCCCGGGCCGGCCCGCGCTGGACCCACGGCGCGTCGACGAGCAGGTGCACCACCGCGACCAGCGCGATGACGAGGGCCGCGACGGACAGCCCGAACGGCGCCGTCCAGAGCCGCTTCATCGCCGGCACCCACAGCGACGCGACGCGTCCGCCCACCGCCAGGACCGCGGCGACCACCACCAGCCGCGCCGCAGCGGGGACGACCCCGGGCCCGGCCAGCCCCGCCGCGACCAGCGCCCGGGTGAGCAGTCCGCCGCCACCCGTGGAGGAGGCTGCGGAGGTCGGGGAGGGCGTGCGGCCCCGCAGGGCGTGCGCGGCGGCGACCCCGGCCGCCGCGGTGGCGCAGGCGCCGAACAGGGCGACCAGGCCCTCGGGGTCGTGCCCGGCGTCCATCTGCCAGTACAGGTGCCCCACCGGCACCACGGCGGGGTCGATGCCGAGGGACGGGTTGCAGGTCGGGGTCAGCTCACCGCCCGGGCAGGTCGCGGCCCAGCGGGCCAGCAGCCAGGTGTGCGCGGCACCGGCGGCGAGCGCCACCGCGGTCCAGGCGACCCACCCCCGCACCACGAGGTGCACCAGGCTGATGACCAGCGTCAGCAGCGCGAACACCTGCAGCACCCCGGTCCACCGCAGCTGCCCCGGGTCGACCGTCCCCAGGCGCGCCCACTGCACGGCGGCGTTGTAGGCGAACCCCGCGGCCAGCAGCACCAGCACCCGCCGGGGCAGGCGCGTGAGCTGCACGCCCCGGGCGCAGGCGAACCCCAGGCCCACGCCCATGAGCAGCACGAAGGAGGGGAACACCAGGTCCAGCGGGTGCACCCCGACCCACGGGGCGTGGTCGAACCAGGCGGGCGGCTCCAGCAGGCTTCCGCTGAGCACGATGACCACCAGCAGCAGGCCCCGGACGACGTCGACGCCGGCCACCCGAGCCCTGGCGGCCGGGGGCGCCGCAGCCCGCAGCGCCGGGGGTGCCGTCGGCGCCGTGGTGGTCATGCGGGCTCCTGGTGTCGGGACCGGGCTGCGCGTGGTGGTGGTCCAGCATGCGCACACCGGTCACGACGCTCCGACCGCGACGCGCGGGCAGCAGCCGGCTACCCCGCGGTGACCCGCGCCCCGAGCCCCCTCCAGACCCACCCCTCGGCGGTGCTGCGCGTGGCGCCGCCGTCCTGCTCGGACGCCTGGGTGCCGCCCCAGACGACGAGGTCGTCGCCCGCCCAGGCGACGGTGCTGTCCGTCGTGACAGCGGCCCGGGGCGGCTCGGGCACCCGCAGCCAGCGGGCGTCGCCGTCGTCGTCCTCGTCGAGCAGGTAGCTCGGCGAGCCCGTCAGCAGCAGGCGGCCGGAAGCGCTGACCTGCAGGTCGCCCAACCGGTGGTCCGGCAGCGGAGCCACCTCGGAGGTCCCGCCCGTGGCGACGTCCAGGGCAGTCAGCCGGTCCGGGGTCTCCACGAGCACGCGCTGGCCGTCCCACGCGGCGTCCCACGGCTGGTCGGCGCGGTCGGTGACGGAGCGCCAGGTCGACGCCGCGGGGCCGAACGCCACCACGCGCCACGTGCCTTCGCTGGTCTCAGAGGCACCGTGCGTGGCGACCAGCGCGACCACCTCCCGACCGGTCCACGCCGTGCGCACGCCCTCCGCACCCGGCGGGCCGTAGGGCCAGGGGACGGCGGTGGCGCCGCCCGTGGAGGGGTCGAGCACCTGCGCGACCAGCTGCCCGTCGACGCCGGACGCGGCGGCGCCGTAGTCCCAGCCGACGGTGACGAGCCGGTCACCGGTCCAGACGGGGTCGGAGTAGACCAGCGCCGGGCCGGAGTCGACGGCCGCGCGCGTCAGGGTCCCTCTCGCCAGGTCGGGCGTGGTCCGCTGGGAGCGCGTGAAGACCGACTCCCCCGACCACACCGCGCGATCACCGACCTGCGACGAGCCGCTCGTCGCGCCGGCCGGACCGACGAGGTGCGCCCAGGTGCCTGTGGCCGGGTCCCACGCGGCGCCGTCGTCGAACCGGGTCGGCTGCGGAGCTGCGCAGCTCGCCGCTGGCGGGCAGGGTGGCTGCTGCTCGTCGTACCGGTACCCGCCGAGCAGCAGCAGCCGCTCCCCCGTCCAGACCGGGAGCGCCCCGCCACGAGGCTCCAGCGGGGCGGCGCTCATCGCCGCCCACTCCCCCGCGGACGCCGTCACCGGCGGGATCGTGGACGACGGCGACGCCTCCTGCACCGGACCGCCGCCGCGGAGCCCGCACCCTGCCAGCACGGCCACGAGGACGACGACGGCCGCGGTCGCGCTCCGTGGGCTCACGCCCCCACGACGTCGCGGCCGCGCGGAGCGTTGCAGGGCAGACCCGGGTCAGCCGGGCAGGACGCCCGCCTCGACGAGGTGCCGGCGCGCGCCGTCGGCTCCCTGCCAGACGTGCGCGCGCCACCCCCGGGCGCGGGCCGCCTCGACGTTGACGGGCCGGTCGTCGAAGAAGAGGAGCTGCTCGCCCGGCAGGCCGAGCCCCTGCTCCACGGCCTCGTAGATGGCGGGGTCGGGCTTGGCCGCACCGACCGCGGCGGAGAAGACCAGCAGGTCGAAGGGGTCCGACCACGTCGAGGCCCGGACCACGCCCTCCACGGACGCCGGTGCGTTGGACAGCACCGCCAGCTGCAGCCCCTTCTCCCGCACGGGCCCGACGACCTCCTCGAGCAGCGCCTGCGCGGCGGAGCCGAGGGTCGCCCACTGCCGGGCGTCGACCTCGTCCAGCTCCACCGCGCGCCCGCTGAGGTCCACCCCGAGCCCGGCCCCGACCGCGTGCCAGTACTCGGCGAGCGGACCGCCCAGGTCGTAGGCGTCGCGGGGGTGCCAGTAGACGCGGTCGAGCTCCTCGACCGGCAGCCCCAGCGCCGCGGCCACGGCGGGCAGCGCACCCTCCGGCGCGGAGAGCACCCCGCCGATGTCGAAGACCACGGCGGACACCCACGGTGCGGTCGGTGAGGAGGTCGACGGCGAGTCGCTCTGCACGCCGCGACGCTACCGAGGCGGGGTTACAGGGGCGGCAGGGCAGCGGCGAGCTGGCCGAGGGAGGAGGCGTGGCGCAGGTGGTGCAGCGCCGCGGGGTCGCCGTCCAGCCGGACGGCCACCTCCTCGAGGGCCTGCCGGGCGCGGTGCGGGGCCACGTCAAGCACGGCGTCCAGCTGCTCCCACGCGGCCACGCTCCGCCCCGGCGCGCGCCCGTGCGCGCGGGCGCGGCACAGGTCGGCCACGCCGTCGAGCAGGTCGTCGCCCACGCCGTCCGGGTCGGTGAGGCGCACCACGGCCTCGACCACGTCGAGGTCGGCCGGGTCGGCGTCGGCGTCGGCGAGCCACGCCTCGGCGTGGGCGCGCACCACCTCGTGCAGCGAGGGGTCACCGAGAGCCCCCGCGGCCTCCAGCACCAGGCGCGAGGCCGGGCCGTCGTCCGCTGCCAGCGCGGCCGCGACCGCGGGGAGCGCCCGGGGGTCGTGGCGGTGGGCCAGGCCGAGGAGCGCCTCGTGGCGGACGTCCGCGTCGTCGTCCTGGTCCTCCAGGCGGGCGGCGAGGGCGTCGCACACGCCGGGGGCGTCGTGGTCGCGCCACATGGTGGCCAGGGCGAAGCAGGCGGCCTCGCGGGTGTCGGCGTCCTCGTCGCCCACCAGCCGGGCGAGAGCGCTGACCAGCGCTGGAGCCGGGCCGGCGGGACCGTGGGGCAGCATAGGGAGGCGGTGGGCGAGGGCGGCGCGCACGGCCGGGTGCGGGTGCTCGGTGAGGGCCACGAGCACCGCGAGCGAACCGTCCGCGCTCGGGCGCAGGGAGCGCAGGAGCGCCTCGAGCTGCCTCCCCGGGACGACGTCGGCCAGGGTCAGCTCAGGTGCCAGCACGCCCGCATCGTCTCCTGAGCACCACCCGTCACACGGGTTCGCCACGCTGGGTGACCGCCGGCGAGTGCGGAGACGGTGCCGGGAGACCGGCGGAGGGACGGTGCGGCACCCCTCCTCACGTCGCGGGGCAACCTCGGACGCCCCCGGGCGTCTACCAGGGTGTGATCACCAGACCGGAAGGCGGTGCGGCAGCCGTGAGGGCTCCCGAGGAGGAGTGCGGCCCACCAGCGCTGGCACCCGCGCTGGACGCGCTGTTCACCGCCCACTGGCTGCGCCTGGTGCGGCTGGCGGTGCTGCTCGTGGACGACCGCGGCCTCGCCGAAGACGTGGTGCAGGACGCGTTCGCCGGTCTGCACCGGCACTGGGACCGGCTCGAGGACACCGACCGCGCGGGTGCATACCTGCACCGGGCCGTGGTCAACGGCTGCCGCTCGGCGCTGCGCCGGCGCCGCACCGCGCGCGCCTGGGTGGCGCCGCACGCCGTCCCGGCGTCGTCCGCGGAGGAGCTGGCGCTGCTCGGGGAGGAGCGGCGGGAGGTGCTCGCGGCCGTGGCCTCGCTGCCGGAGCGGCAGCGCGAGGTGCTGGTGCTGCGCTACTGGTCCCACCTCGACGAGGCCGGGACCGCCGCCGCGATGGGCGTGACCCGCGGCACCGTGAAGTCGACCACGCACAAAGCGCTCGCCGCGCTGGAGCGCACGCTGGGAGGCACCCGATGAGCAGCGTCGAGGACAGGCTCGCCGACGCCCTGGGCGCTCGCGCCGAGCTGGAGCGCGCCGAGGCGGGCCTGCTGCGGCAGCGCCGCACGGAGCTGGCGGCCACGGCCGCCGAAGACGTCACCGCGCTGGACACCGGGGTCGACCACGACGACGCGCTGGCCAGCGTGGTGGTCCCGGCCGACGTCCTAGCTCGGCGCCGCCGCGTGGTGCGGGTGTTGGCCGTGGCGGCCGTGGTGCTGGCGCTCGCCGCGGCCGCGGTGGGCGTGGCACGCCTCGCCGGGAGGTCGCACTCCGCGCCGCCGGCGGGTGGGATCGCGCACTCCTACGCGGGCCTGGCCAGGCCGCAGGTGCCCTCCGACACCGCGGCGGCACCGTCCTTCTTCGGCGACGGCGCCGACGCCGGCTCGGTGCGGCTGCTGGGGCAGCTGATGGACCGGCGCTTCTACGCCACTGTCGACCCTGCAGGCCGGCTGTGCTGGGCGGTGGAGCACCGTGGCGGCGACACCGGGGGCTGCGAGCTCGAGACGGGCCCCGCTGAGGCGGTCCAGATGAGCGAACCCGACCTCGTCGACGCGTGGCTGGTGCCGGACGGCTGGGACACCTCCGACCTCACCCGACGGGGGCTGGTCGAGGCGGCCCCCAGCCTGTGGCTGCCGCGCAACGCGGCGGGCTCAGCTGACGAGGTGTTCTCCGCGCTGCGCCGGCCCCAGGCGACCTCTGACGCCTTCGCCAGGACCATCGATCCCACCTCCTACGCGGCGGGTTCCGAGCGCGTTCTGGCCAAGACCGGCGACGCCACGTACTGGGTCGCGACTGGTCCCACCGGAGAGGCGTGCCTGGTGGTCCTGCTCAACCAGGTGGGCAGCGCCGGCAGCTCGTGCCGGTCGGCGCTCAGCGCAGCCGTCGACGGGCTGTGGCTGGGCACCACGGGCGGCTCGGTGACGGTGGAGGCCCACCTCGTTCCGGACGGCTCATCGACCGCTGGGTGGGAGCAGGAGAGCCGCGTGCCGCTGGCCCCGGGGCTCTGGGTCGACCGTGCGACCGGAGAGCGGGCCGCCGTCGACCAGCTGCGGGCAGCGGCCACCGACCCGTTCGCCGCGGGGCCGGCGGTGGCCACCGGCACCCAGGTCTTGGAGGTGCCTGCTGGCACCTGGTCCGCCCCCGTGCTCGTGCGGTGCCTGAGCACGTCGCCGCTGGTGGTGCGTGTGGACGGCGAGGTGCAGGGCGGGAGGCTGTGCGACGGCGGCCCCGGCTCGGAGCCGGTCGTGCGCGCAGCAGGGCTGCTCGTCCGGGACCGGCCGGTGACGGTCACCATCACCGGCCCCGCCGGGGCGACGTGGGCCGCGGGGGTGGTCGACCTGGCCGCCGAGTGAGGCGTCCTCCCGGCTCCGGGGGTGTGACGCCGGACGGGCAGAAGTCCGCCGCGGGTCCGGATCAGGGCGCGTGGGTGGGGTTCTGCATGTCCGGCGTCACGCGGTGGAGCAGCCGGCGCAGCTCCCGGTGCCCGTGCCGGACCACCAGCAGGGCCACCGGCACCTCCACGCACGCGCAGACCACCGACCAGACCCGGTCGGAGCCCTCGGTGCTGATGGACAGGTCGAACCAGGCGTCGGCCAGCATGAGCACCCCCGTCGCGCACGCCCACAGCGCTGCGCTGGGCCAGCGCCTCCAGCTGCTGAGCGCCGTCGCCGCCAGCGCCAGGGCCAGCGCCACGTCGAGCCCCTGCCAGGTGCCGTCCCAGTTGGTGGTCGTGTAGTCGGCGGGCAGGGTCGCACCGAGGTAGACCACCCACGGCACCAGCGCGAGCGCCGCGACCGCGGCGACGACGGCGACCGGCGGGGCCCAGCCCCGCAGGCGCCAGCGGCGCGCGAGAGCGGCGGCAGGAGCGGGGTCGGCGACCGGTGCCACGACGGGGGTCTGTGCGGTTGCGGTCACGGGGTGCCTCCTGCGGTCTCCTGGCGGGCGAGCGCGTCCGTCTGCTCCACGGTGCCCGCGGCGGCTCGCGGCACGCCCGGCGGCGGCTGGGGGCGGGCTGTGGATCGCGCCCAGCCCCCGGCGGCCGTCCACCCGTACGGTGGCCGTCGTGGACGACGGAGCGAGCAGCGGCGAGGCACCCGGCGGGCTCTCCAGCGCGGCGGAGCGGGTGCGGAGGGTGGCGGTGGAGCTGGCGGCCCTGGCGCAGGACGGCGCCACGTTCTCCCAGGACCGCTACGACCACGTGCGCTACGCGCAGGCCAGCCGTCTGGCCGCGGAGCTCTTCGCCGTCCTGACCGACCGGCCCGCGGACGACCTGCACGCCGAGCTCGGGCGCGACAGCGGGTACGCCACCCCCAAGGTGGACGTGCGCGGTGTCCTCTTCGACGACGACGAGCGCGTGCTGCTCATGCAGGAGCGCTCCGACGGCAGGTGGTGCCCGCCCGGCGGCTGGGCCGACCCGCTGGACACCCCGCGCGCCGCGGTGCTGCGCGAGGTGCGGGAGGAGAGCGGCTACGCGGCGGAGGTGGTCAAGCTCTTCGCCTGCTGGGAACGCGACGCGCAGGGCCACGTCCCCCCGCTGCCGGTGGCGGTGTTCAAGCTGTTCTTCCTGTGCCGGGCCACCGGGGACGTGCGGCCGGCGCAGGAGCTGGAGACGCTCGACGTCGGGTGGTTCTCCCTCGACGCGCTGCCGCCGCTGTCCGCGGCGCGGGTCACCGAGCGCCAGCTGCGCCGCGCGCTGGACCACCACCGCGACCCGTCGCTGCCGGTCGACCTCGACTGAGGCCCCCGACGCGGCCGCGGTGCAGGCCCCGAGGGGTCAGCGCTGGCGGCGCGCGGTGCGGAAGGGACCGTCGAGCGGGCCGTCGTCGAGAGGGTCGACCGGGCCTGCGGCAGCGCCCGGGGCGGTGGAGTCGGGCTGCTCCGCCGCCTCGGCCGGCTCTGCCGACCCAGCCGCGGCGGCCGAGCGGCGCCGCGCCGGGTCGTCGAGGGGCAGGCCGCGGGAGACCGCCAGATCCCGCACGGCGTCGGCGTCC of the Quadrisphaera sp. RL12-1S genome contains:
- a CDS encoding magnesium and cobalt transport protein CorA, which codes for MARRRLPLPSMGRRGMVPSRDLSQDGAIPMARPVRGSSLVDSGVYRGGERVASPPDLTATVAALREEPGRTAWMGLYRPAAQELTALADEFDLHELAVEDAVVAHQRPKLERYGKTLFVVLRAARYVDDAEEVEFGELHLFIGPDFVITVRHAESPDLSAVRRRLEADPELLARGTEAVLYAILDAVVDGYGPVLRGLGTDIDEIESQVFSGDPQVSRRIYELSQEVVDFQRAVTPLVSILAGLTAGFEKYGVDEELQRYLRDVADHVTVAAERIDGYRNQLRDILQVNAILVGQRQNEEIKAMTEASYAQGEEVKKISSWAAILFTPSLISGLYGMNFKYMPELDHPWGYPVALLLMLALSVGLFVAFRRRGWL
- a CDS encoding heparan-alpha-glucosaminide N-acetyltransferase domain-containing protein; translation: MTTTAPTAPPALRAAAPPAARARVAGVDVVRGLLLVVIVLSGSLLEPPAWFDHAPWVGVHPLDLVFPSFVLLMGVGLGFACARGVQLTRLPRRVLVLLAAGFAYNAAVQWARLGTVDPGQLRWTGVLQVFALLTLVISLVHLVVRGWVAWTAVALAAGAAHTWLLARWAATCPGGELTPTCNPSLGIDPAVVPVGHLYWQMDAGHDPEGLVALFGACATAAAGVAAAHALRGRTPSPTSAASSTGGGGLLTRALVAAGLAGPGVVPAAARLVVVAAVLAVGGRVASLWVPAMKRLWTAPFGLSVAALVIALVAVVHLLVDAPWVQRGPARGTVLPSLPAGLRALREPFVALGRNSLLVYVGSEVLATVLLLRPLRADPAAEPSWAQSLAGHLAWLGGPQVGLSAALLAGWWVLALLLHRRRWYLRA
- a CDS encoding alpha/beta hydrolase, producing MEPVVLRRGSAGAGAPLVVLLHGRGATEADVIGLADHLPSDVGGAGGPEYVALRAPITAGGGFAWFANAGIGRPLPESLAASTAWFRTWLDAEAPLDVERPRPVLLVGFSGGATFAGGALLADPSRYAGLATLFATLPFEAGVPTTPGHLTGVPVFVAQGDADTVIPPELQRRTWTYLHETSGADLTAVRTPGGHGLTADVVVALRDWTAGALEGSLR
- a CDS encoding SDR family oxidoreductase, with the protein product MDLGLSGRVAVVTAASKGLGRASALALAAEGARVLVSARSADLLDALVEEVGAAGGEALAVPGDMTDPALPSRLVAAALERWGRLDAVVGNAGGPPTGRALDVDDDALLAAFQANALASIRLARAAVPHLVERGWGRVVFIASASVKQPIPDLALSNTARTALWAWTKTAAADIAASGVTINVVAPGLHATDRLLERGVPAGARTGTPEDFGKVVAFLCSEPAAFVNGTAVAVDGGATLGLL
- a CDS encoding RNA polymerase sigma factor codes for the protein MRAPEEECGPPALAPALDALFTAHWLRLVRLAVLLVDDRGLAEDVVQDAFAGLHRHWDRLEDTDRAGAYLHRAVVNGCRSALRRRRTARAWVAPHAVPASSAEELALLGEERREVLAAVASLPERQREVLVLRYWSHLDEAGTAAAMGVTRGTVKSTTHKALAALERTLGGTR
- a CDS encoding MarR family winged helix-turn-helix transcriptional regulator produces the protein MDVPWLDRTQLAAWVRVAALLEVLPGTLDGQLRRDADVTLFEYFVLAMLSEAPGRALRMSELAAQTSATLPRLSHVVKRMEARGLLARRPDPDDGRATVAALTDGGMARIEQAAPGHVRAVRQHVVDVLTPEQLAQLTGIAEALLRGLDTGGGMAAMYRRYDSDDDEDEDGRPAGPADRADGGH
- a CDS encoding VOC family protein; its protein translation is MTTPSSGRATSELLLPGATAMDAVTLHVADLPAMTAYYRDALGLVELDGAAARTAVDLATPGAAGAQHAVLGRGGTPLVVLVHTPGLPAPKAGEAGLFHTALLFPDREGLADAVARAAQHPRSRYVGSADHLVSNAFYFTDPEDNGIELYWDRPREQWDWQAGRVVMDNAPLDPNAFLREHVAAPLDQPAGGSAEVGHVHLKVGDVETARAFYVDTLGFEVTAEWHGALFVAAGGYHHHMAMNTWQSRGAGARAATLGLGQVSLVLPARSDLDALADRLRAARVDVRDDGRTLRFEDPWKSLLEVSAAA
- a CDS encoding HEAT repeat domain-containing protein, coding for MLAPELTLADVVPGRQLEALLRSLRPSADGSLAVLVALTEHPHPAVRAALAHRLPMLPHGPAGPAPALVSALARLVGDEDADTREAACFALATMWRDHDAPGVCDALAARLEDQDDDADVRHEALLGLAHRHDPRALPAVAAALAADDGPASRLVLEAAGALGDPSLHEVVRAHAEAWLADADADPADLDVVEAVVRLTDPDGVGDDLLDGVADLCRARAHGRAPGRSVAAWEQLDAVLDVAPHRARQALEEVAVRLDGDPAALHHLRHASSLGQLAAALPPL
- a CDS encoding HAD family hydrolase, with the translated sequence MQSDSPSTSSPTAPWVSAVVFDIGGVLSAPEGALPAVAAALGLPVEELDRVYWHPRDAYDLGGPLAEYWHAVGAGLGVDLSGRAVELDEVDARQWATLGSAAQALLEEVVGPVREKGLQLAVLSNAPASVEGVVRASTWSDPFDLLVFSAAVGAAKPDPAIYEAVEQGLGLPGEQLLFFDDRPVNVEAARARGWRAHVWQGADGARRHLVEAGVLPG